A stretch of the Duncaniella dubosii genome encodes the following:
- a CDS encoding BspA family leucine-rich repeat surface protein has product MRFNKPYPNTITSVNLSACDTSGLRDMSYMFYGCWDLVTVDLSPLDVSGVTTMKFMFGECLSLKSLDLSVLDTSNVKDLSWMFHECCNLLRIDFRNFGTLMVEDMSWMFSLCHSLATLDLSMFDTSRVKDMSRMFYECVSLETVDLSSFDLRRIESTEEMFARCDRLHTVVMKNCSDHTVERISKELPSSVKIIR; this is encoded by the coding sequence TTGAGATTCAATAAACCATATCCGAACACCATCACATCAGTCAATCTCTCAGCCTGTGACACATCAGGACTGAGAGATATGTCATATATGTTTTACGGGTGTTGGGATCTGGTGACCGTTGACCTTTCTCCTCTGGATGTCTCAGGAGTTACAACCATGAAGTTCATGTTTGGGGAATGCCTCAGCCTTAAATCGCTTGACTTGTCGGTGCTCGATACATCAAATGTGAAAGATCTGTCATGGATGTTTCATGAGTGTTGCAATCTTCTACGGATAGACTTCAGGAACTTTGGCACTTTAATGGTGGAAGATATGAGCTGGATGTTCTCTTTGTGTCATAGTCTGGCCACTCTTGATCTGAGCATGTTTGACACATCAAGGGTAAAGGATATGTCCCGAATGTTCTACGAGTGTGTCAGTCTTGAAACGGTAGACCTAAGCTCTTTTGATCTTCGTAGAATCGAATCTACGGAAGAAATGTTCGCTCGCTGCGACAGGCTGCATACAGTCGTCATGAAGAACTGTTCCGACCATACGGTCGAAAGAATAAGTAAGGAGCTGCCTTCATCGGTAAAAATAATAAGATGA